One window of Deltaproteobacteria bacterium genomic DNA carries:
- a CDS encoding NAD-binding protein: METRNIAVVGAGLMGHGIAQVFAAKGYEVSLVDLSEELLARALDMVRSNLALMAEHGIGLREDIDGILGRITPTVDMKRAASDAHFVVEAVVEKVELKQDIFEELDSICPRETVLATNTSVISITEIAQKSRYKDRIVGTHFWNPPYLVPLVEVVRGGETSDETMDRTFSLLEAVGKHPVRVNKDVPGFVGNRLQHALWREAISIVEHGIADAATVDECVRYGFGMRLPVLGPLETADMVGTDLTLAIHEYILKHLESSPDPSPLLRKLVKEGCLGFKTGRGFQEWPTEKAETSRARLKEHLLKVTGGG, encoded by the coding sequence ATGGAAACAAGAAACATCGCCGTCGTGGGCGCCGGCCTCATGGGTCACGGCATCGCCCAGGTCTTCGCTGCGAAGGGATACGAGGTGAGTCTGGTGGACCTGTCGGAGGAACTTCTGGCCCGGGCCCTGGATATGGTCCGATCCAACCTGGCCTTGATGGCGGAGCACGGGATCGGACTCAGGGAAGACATTGATGGGATCCTTGGCAGGATCACACCTACAGTCGACATGAAACGGGCGGCCTCGGACGCCCATTTCGTCGTGGAGGCCGTTGTTGAAAAGGTGGAGCTCAAACAGGACATCTTTGAAGAGCTGGATTCCATCTGCCCCAGGGAGACCGTTCTTGCCACGAACACGTCGGTCATCAGCATCACGGAAATCGCCCAAAAGTCAAGATACAAGGATCGGATCGTCGGGACCCATTTCTGGAATCCCCCCTACCTGGTTCCCCTGGTAGAGGTCGTAAGGGGCGGGGAGACCTCGGATGAAACCATGGATCGAACCTTTTCCTTGCTTGAGGCGGTCGGAAAGCACCCTGTCCGGGTGAACAAGGACGTGCCGGGATTTGTCGGAAACCGGCTCCAGCATGCCCTCTGGCGGGAAGCGATCAGCATCGTGGAACACGGAATCGCGGATGCTGCGACCGTGGATGAGTGTGTTCGTTACGGGTTCGGAATGCGGCTTCCCGTGCTCGGTCCACTGGAAACGGCGGACATGGTGGGGACTGACCTGACCCTGGCCATACACGAATACATTCTCAAACACCTCGAGAGCTCACCGGACCCCTCTCCTCTTTTAAGGAAACTGGTGAAAGAGGGGTGCCTGGGGTTCAAGACGGGGCGGGGCTTCCAAGAGTGGCCCACCGAAAAGGCTGAGACCTCGCGGGCCCGGTTAAAGGAGCATCTTCTGAAGGTGACGGGTGGCGGCTAG
- a CDS encoding glucose 1-dehydrogenase codes for MGALKGTYDVKSLFDVSGKVALITGATGGFGRAASMGLALAGAKVMVTGRNEETLKPLAEEIQAAGGRAAFCAGSPIVHEDVKRVVEETLNHFGEIDILITAAGVNKPAPITEQPVEEWQMVMDVNVKGTWLYCKEAGRAMIAQGRGGKVILVSSTRGMLGMANYTAYSPSKGAVSLMAKSLACEWGPYKINVNAVAPTVFRTALTQWMFEDDAFYKNFLKRIPIGRLGEPEDFIGTLIFLSSRASDFMTGAVLYVDGGYTAG; via the coding sequence ATGGGAGCCTTGAAAGGAACCTACGACGTAAAATCTCTCTTCGACGTGTCCGGGAAAGTTGCGCTGATCACGGGCGCCACGGGCGGGTTCGGGCGGGCCGCATCCATGGGCTTGGCCTTGGCAGGTGCCAAGGTAATGGTCACAGGCCGAAACGAGGAGACCCTGAAACCCCTCGCCGAGGAGATCCAGGCAGCCGGCGGCCGGGCCGCTTTCTGCGCCGGGTCCCCGATCGTCCATGAGGACGTGAAAAGGGTGGTTGAGGAGACCCTGAATCACTTCGGAGAAATCGATATTCTGATCACGGCCGCTGGGGTCAACAAACCTGCTCCAATCACCGAGCAGCCCGTTGAGGAATGGCAGATGGTGATGGACGTCAATGTCAAGGGGACTTGGCTTTACTGCAAGGAGGCGGGAAGGGCCATGATCGCCCAGGGACGCGGGGGAAAGGTCATCCTGGTCTCTTCCACGAGGGGGATGCTGGGCATGGCCAACTATACGGCTTACAGCCCATCCAAGGGCGCGGTCAGCCTAATGGCCAAGTCCTTGGCCTGCGAATGGGGGCCATACAAGATCAACGTGAATGCTGTCGCGCCGACCGTGTTCCGGACCGCCCTGACCCAGTGGATGTTCGAGGATGATGCCTTTTACAAGAACTTTCTGAAACGTATACCCATCGGCAGGTTGGGGGAACCCGAGGATTTCATCGGAACGCTGATCTTCCTTTCTTCCCGGGCATCGGATTTCATGACCGGGGCCGTCCTTTACGTGGACGGGGGATACACAGCGGGCTGA
- a CDS encoding 3-keto-5-aminohexanoate cleavage protein, with protein sequence MGKVIFTAALTGNIHTPSMSPYLPLTPEQLIDEAVRCEQAGAAVVHVHARNPEDGKPTTDVEIYREILSGIKARSRVVVSPTTGGTATMTPEERIAVVRELKPEMATFNAGSINFALYPIVGKIKEFKYGWEKEFLESTESFIFSNTFTSLKVFCRTMNEVQTKPELEVYDVGQITNLAQIIREGYLKKPLYLQFVLGILGGIPATIDNLVFLTNTARRVLGDFELSVCAAGRHQFPMGVVNMLQGGHMRVGLEDNLYISKGRLAKSSAEQVEKAIRIAGELGLEPASPDEAREILGLKGPDKVNF encoded by the coding sequence ATGGGTAAAGTCATTTTCACGGCCGCCTTGACGGGCAATATCCACACCCCCTCCATGTCTCCCTATCTGCCCCTTACCCCGGAGCAACTTATTGACGAGGCGGTCAGGTGCGAGCAGGCGGGGGCGGCGGTGGTTCATGTGCATGCCCGGAATCCCGAGGATGGAAAGCCGACGACGGATGTCGAGATCTACCGGGAAATCCTGAGCGGCATTAAGGCCAGGTCCAGGGTCGTGGTGAGCCCTACAACCGGGGGCACGGCCACCATGACTCCGGAGGAGCGGATCGCGGTGGTGCGGGAGCTTAAACCCGAAATGGCCACCTTCAACGCGGGGTCCATCAATTTCGCCCTGTATCCCATCGTGGGAAAGATCAAGGAATTCAAGTACGGGTGGGAAAAGGAGTTCCTGGAATCCACCGAGAGCTTCATATTTTCCAACACCTTCACCTCTCTCAAGGTGTTCTGCCGGACCATGAACGAAGTCCAGACGAAACCGGAACTGGAGGTATACGATGTCGGACAGATCACCAACCTGGCCCAGATTATCCGGGAGGGCTACCTGAAAAAGCCCCTTTACCTGCAGTTCGTGCTCGGCATTCTGGGAGGAATTCCCGCAACGATCGACAATCTGGTGTTCCTGACAAATACGGCCCGACGGGTGCTCGGGGATTTTGAGCTCTCCGTTTGCGCCGCTGGCCGGCACCAGTTCCCCATGGGGGTGGTGAACATGCTCCAGGGCGGGCACATGCGGGTCGGTCTCGAAGATAACCTTTATATCTCCAAGGGACGGCTCGCTAAGAGCAGTGCAGAGCAGGTCGAAAAAGCGATTCGTATCGCCGGGGAACTGGGTCTTGAACCTGCTTCGCCGGACGAGGCGAGGGAGATCCTTGGGCTCAAGGGCCCCGATAAGGTGAATTTCTAG
- a CDS encoding cupin domain-containing protein — translation MKKVELKDVKSYEAPGHFGMTAMRLHGKEETGTQRFWMGLSHFLPGGGAEWAYEDSPLEKIYFVLEGEITVKSKTEEYVLRKWDSIYLAPYEGRELINHTNKPASMLVVINYPD, via the coding sequence ATGAAAAAGGTGGAGCTGAAGGATGTAAAATCTTACGAAGCACCCGGACATTTCGGTATGACGGCCATGAGGCTTCACGGAAAAGAAGAAACGGGTACACAGAGGTTCTGGATGGGGCTGTCCCATTTCTTGCCGGGCGGGGGGGCGGAATGGGCCTATGAGGACTCCCCCCTGGAGAAGATCTACTTCGTTCTCGAGGGAGAGATCACGGTAAAGAGCAAGACGGAGGAATACGTTCTCCGAAAGTGGGACTCCATCTATCTTGCTCCTTACGAGGGAAGAGAGTTGATCAACCATACCAACAAGCCTGCCAGCATGCTCGTGGTCATCAATTACCCGGACTAG
- a CDS encoding cyclase family protein yields the protein MGKVKLVDLSHKFGHNCPLWPYFPDVKIERFHYHAKSGVLSQQITTFMHCTTHADSPAHVIEGLEYTDEIPLEKYYGTGVVVSIPKGKWEVITPDDLEKARPKIEKGDIVIINSGWHKYWGDNKKYFAYSPGLYKEAGEWFVEKGVKCVGVDQQALDHPLGTAIGPHGPGPLLPDVCEEYRKETGRDVKEDFPYWEPCHRALLGNGIMGYENVGGDIDQVTGMRVTLVGFPIRWEKGDGSIVRLVAIVDSGDQ from the coding sequence ATGGGAAAGGTCAAACTTGTCGATCTCAGCCACAAATTCGGCCACAATTGTCCGCTCTGGCCCTATTTCCCTGACGTGAAGATCGAGCGCTTCCATTATCACGCCAAGTCCGGCGTCCTTTCGCAACAAATAACGACTTTCATGCATTGCACGACCCATGCCGATTCACCGGCCCACGTAATCGAGGGATTGGAGTACACCGATGAGATCCCCCTGGAGAAGTATTACGGCACGGGGGTGGTGGTGAGCATCCCGAAAGGAAAATGGGAGGTGATCACTCCGGATGATCTGGAAAAGGCGAGGCCGAAGATAGAGAAGGGAGACATCGTTATCATCAACAGCGGTTGGCACAAGTACTGGGGAGACAACAAGAAATACTTCGCCTATTCCCCGGGCTTGTACAAGGAAGCGGGGGAATGGTTCGTGGAAAAGGGGGTCAAGTGTGTGGGCGTGGATCAGCAGGCCCTGGATCACCCCCTGGGGACAGCCATCGGTCCCCATGGCCCGGGTCCCCTGCTCCCGGATGTGTGCGAGGAATACCGGAAGGAAACGGGAAGGGACGTCAAGGAGGATTTCCCTTACTGGGAACCCTGTCACCGCGCCCTGCTGGGGAACGGGATCATGGGTTACGAGAACGTCGGCGGAGACATCGATCAGGTTACCGGCATGCGGGTAACCCTGGTGGGATTTCCCATCCGTTGGGAGAAGGGAGACGGGTCCATAGTCCGCCTGGTGGCTATCGTGGACAGCGGGGATCAATAA
- a CDS encoding ABC transporter substrate-binding protein, giving the protein MKEKRENKGVERKGMNRREFMKKGAIAVGAAVTSGLVFPGSARRAEAAKRDYILIGRPNPTTGPLASFGEGTPWTDERALAEINRDGGIYLKELGKKLPVKIKVVDTESNPTKAAEVASRLIVKDKVDLMVFYHTPDTVNPISSICERYRVPGISLDSPLEPWLEGGPYKWVFHAFWSVEKDIVPAYIGMWEKLNTNKVVGILMGNDPDGVSWSATFKKALEPRGYKVVDLGRFPYGMQDFSSFIDGWKKEKVEIILGNMIPPDFVTAWRQCHRLGFIPKAATIGKAILFPSAVAALGGDLPNGLTTEVWWSPHHPFSSSLAGYSAKELCDAWTKATGKQPLATLGYKYAGYEILADVLTRAGSLDKKKIRKAIAETRLNTMVGPIQYNEQNYSRTPVVGGQWVKGDKFPWEIKIVYNGEHPNIPLTGEIFPIRK; this is encoded by the coding sequence ATGAAAGAGAAGAGGGAGAACAAAGGGGTAGAGCGGAAAGGCATGAACAGGCGGGAATTCATGAAGAAGGGGGCCATTGCCGTGGGAGCGGCTGTAACCTCGGGACTGGTGTTCCCGGGCTCGGCAAGAAGGGCCGAGGCCGCTAAGCGGGACTACATCCTGATCGGAAGGCCCAATCCCACAACGGGGCCTCTGGCTTCCTTCGGAGAGGGGACTCCCTGGACGGATGAAAGGGCGCTTGCGGAAATCAACCGGGACGGAGGCATCTACTTGAAGGAATTGGGGAAGAAGCTGCCCGTCAAGATCAAGGTGGTGGACACGGAGAGCAATCCGACGAAGGCGGCCGAGGTGGCCTCCAGGCTGATCGTGAAGGACAAGGTGGATCTCATGGTGTTCTACCACACGCCGGACACGGTCAACCCCATCTCGAGCATATGTGAGAGATACCGGGTCCCCGGGATTTCCCTGGACTCGCCGCTCGAACCATGGCTGGAGGGCGGACCCTATAAGTGGGTCTTTCACGCTTTCTGGTCCGTAGAGAAAGACATCGTTCCGGCTTACATCGGCATGTGGGAAAAGCTCAATACCAATAAGGTGGTTGGAATTCTCATGGGGAACGATCCCGATGGCGTGTCCTGGTCCGCCACCTTCAAAAAGGCCCTGGAACCCCGGGGGTACAAGGTCGTGGACCTGGGGCGGTTTCCTTACGGCATGCAGGACTTCAGCTCCTTTATCGACGGATGGAAGAAGGAAAAGGTCGAGATCATCCTCGGCAATATGATCCCGCCGGATTTCGTGACGGCCTGGAGACAATGCCATCGGCTGGGATTCATTCCCAAAGCGGCCACCATCGGAAAGGCCATCCTGTTCCCCTCCGCCGTGGCGGCCCTGGGGGGAGACCTTCCCAACGGTCTGACTACGGAAGTCTGGTGGAGCCCTCACCATCCCTTCAGCAGTTCCCTGGCCGGCTATTCGGCCAAGGAACTCTGTGATGCGTGGACAAAGGCCACCGGAAAACAACCTCTCGCGACCCTGGGTTACAAGTATGCCGGGTACGAGATCCTGGCCGATGTGCTCACCCGGGCGGGGAGTCTGGATAAGAAGAAGATCCGAAAGGCCATCGCCGAAACACGCCTGAACACCATGGTGGGCCCCATCCAATACAACGAGCAGAATTACAGTCGGACTCCCGTGGTGGGGGGGCAATGGGTCAAGGGGGACAAGTTCCCCTGGGAGATCAAGATCGTCTATAACGGCGAACATCCCAATATCCCGTTGACGGGTGAAATTTTTCCGATCCGCAAGTAA
- a CDS encoding branched-chain amino acid ABC transporter permease, with protein MKIRALSKWSIIVFLFAGLGTVPLWGTEYVLLFCLLFCLYLALSQMWNLLVGYSGLLSLGQQAFIGFGGYSMAVMINYYGVNVWLSVFLGGVFSVLLALFMSLFIFRMRGIYFAIGTWVFAEMLMLWFSNWKYVKYATGLFIKPENPPSMSAIYYAAFIMGAVGLAAVYVILRSPVGLGLMAMRDNEEVSETMGVEVFRCKLFCFLVAAFITGATAGVFYLFQIFIQPYKAFAMDWTVKLVFIVIIGGIGTVEGPLVGTFVYVLLSQWLAEYGSVSMLILGIIAITIILAAPKGIMGTLQEKTGFEILSPRRV; from the coding sequence GTGAAAATTCGCGCATTGAGCAAGTGGTCGATCATCGTGTTCCTCTTCGCGGGACTGGGCACCGTGCCTCTTTGGGGAACGGAGTACGTGCTCCTTTTTTGTCTCCTTTTCTGCCTCTACCTGGCTCTGTCTCAGATGTGGAATCTCCTCGTCGGTTACTCGGGACTGCTTTCCCTTGGACAACAGGCCTTCATTGGCTTCGGCGGTTATTCCATGGCGGTGATGATCAACTATTACGGGGTCAATGTCTGGCTGAGCGTTTTCCTGGGCGGAGTCTTCTCAGTTCTTCTCGCCCTTTTCATGTCCCTATTCATCTTCAGGATGAGGGGAATTTACTTCGCCATCGGCACGTGGGTGTTCGCCGAAATGCTCATGTTGTGGTTCAGCAACTGGAAGTACGTGAAGTACGCCACCGGGCTCTTCATTAAGCCGGAGAATCCTCCTTCCATGTCCGCTATCTACTACGCCGCTTTCATCATGGGGGCGGTGGGCTTGGCCGCGGTCTACGTGATTCTGCGTTCACCGGTGGGCCTGGGGCTCATGGCCATGCGGGACAACGAGGAAGTCTCCGAGACCATGGGAGTCGAGGTCTTCCGCTGCAAGCTGTTCTGTTTCCTGGTGGCGGCCTTCATCACCGGGGCGACGGCGGGCGTGTTTTATCTTTTCCAGATTTTCATCCAGCCATACAAGGCTTTTGCCATGGACTGGACGGTGAAGCTGGTCTTCATCGTCATCATCGGCGGAATCGGCACCGTCGAGGGGCCGCTGGTGGGGACCTTCGTTTACGTGCTCCTTTCCCAGTGGTTGGCCGAGTACGGTTCCGTGAGCATGCTCATCCTGGGGATCATCGCCATTACGATCATCTTGGCTGCTCCCAAGGGAATCATGGGGACGCTGCAGGAGAAAACCGGGTTCGAGATCCTCTCTCCACGCAGGGTCTAG
- a CDS encoding branched-chain amino acid ABC transporter permease gives MQPILNGILLGGLYAVIALGMSTMFGIVKLVNLAHGDLMILGSYLSLVLVSWLGISPLLTLFAVVPVMFFVGFFVQGFLLNRVLGKEMEPPLLVAFGLSIIIQNFLLLVFTPDARSLMTGLSVKTMDLGGSLNLPVIYFVDFVIGVAVIFGLQAFFKFTYLGRAIRAASDDEIGARLMGINTKHIYAYAMGIAMMTAAIAGVLVGMTFTFYPHTGAQYLIIAFGVIIIGGVGSVKGTLAGGVILAVSQTLGAHFVGPGYQLLVGYGVFLVVLGIRPQGIFGKI, from the coding sequence ATTCAACCGATCCTTAATGGAATACTGCTGGGCGGTCTCTACGCCGTGATCGCCCTCGGCATGTCCACCATGTTCGGTATCGTCAAGCTGGTCAACCTGGCCCATGGCGATCTCATGATCCTGGGGAGCTATCTCAGCCTGGTGCTGGTTTCCTGGTTAGGCATCAGTCCCCTCCTGACTCTTTTCGCCGTCGTTCCGGTCATGTTCTTCGTCGGTTTTTTCGTCCAGGGTTTCCTGCTGAACCGGGTCCTTGGAAAGGAAATGGAGCCGCCGCTCCTGGTGGCCTTCGGGCTTTCCATCATAATTCAGAATTTTCTTCTCCTGGTTTTCACTCCGGACGCCAGGAGCTTGATGACAGGGCTCTCCGTCAAGACGATGGACCTTGGAGGATCATTGAACCTGCCGGTGATCTATTTCGTGGACTTCGTGATTGGGGTGGCCGTCATTTTCGGGCTCCAGGCCTTCTTCAAGTTCACCTATCTCGGGCGGGCCATTCGGGCGGCCTCGGATGATGAGATCGGTGCCCGGTTGATGGGGATCAACACCAAGCACATCTATGCCTACGCCATGGGTATCGCCATGATGACCGCAGCGATTGCGGGCGTCCTGGTGGGGATGACTTTCACTTTTTATCCCCATACCGGGGCCCAGTACCTGATCATCGCATTCGGGGTCATCATTATCGGAGGGGTGGGGAGCGTCAAAGGGACCTTGGCCGGCGGGGTCATTCTGGCCGTGTCCCAGACGCTGGGCGCCCACTTCGTGGGCCCGGGATACCAGCTCCTCGTTGGATACGGGGTATTCCTCGTCGTACTCGGTATTCGGCCCCAGGGGATATTCGGAAAGATCTAA
- a CDS encoding ABC transporter ATP-binding protein has product MKVNDLEVHYGDFKALWDVSLEVRKGEIVSVIGANGAGKSTLLNTVAGLMRPSEGTIEFNGKRVDGLSPHQIVPMGMTLVPEGRRVFARLSVYENLVMGSYIPRARSRKGEVLERLYELFPRLKERRHQMADTLSGGEQQMLAVARAMMSEPKLMLCDEISLGLAPVIIKDIYKRLVKINQEGITIVLVEQDVKRSLKAADRAYVMLEGRIALEGKPSALSEDQVKKAYFGV; this is encoded by the coding sequence CTGAAGGTGAATGATCTGGAGGTCCATTACGGAGATTTCAAGGCCCTCTGGGACGTCTCCCTCGAAGTAAGAAAGGGGGAGATCGTTTCGGTGATCGGGGCGAACGGGGCCGGGAAATCCACCCTCTTGAACACCGTGGCGGGATTGATGCGTCCCAGCGAGGGAACCATCGAGTTCAACGGGAAGAGGGTAGACGGACTTTCTCCCCACCAGATCGTTCCCATGGGAATGACCCTCGTCCCGGAAGGAAGGCGTGTCTTCGCACGTCTCAGCGTTTACGAGAACCTCGTGATGGGCTCCTATATTCCAAGGGCGCGCTCCAGGAAGGGGGAGGTCCTGGAAAGGCTCTACGAGCTGTTCCCCCGTTTGAAGGAAAGGCGCCACCAGATGGCGGATACCCTCAGCGGGGGGGAACAGCAGATGCTGGCCGTGGCCCGGGCCATGATGAGTGAGCCGAAGTTGATGCTCTGCGACGAGATCTCCCTCGGGCTTGCGCCGGTAATCATCAAGGATATTTACAAGCGGCTCGTGAAAATCAACCAGGAGGGCATCACGATCGTCCTCGTGGAGCAGGACGTCAAGCGCAGCCTAAAGGCCGCGGATCGGGCCTACGTCATGCTCGAGGGGAGAATCGCCCTGGAAGGGAAGCCCTCCGCCCTTTCCGAAGACCAGGTGAAGAAGGCCTATTTCGGAGTTTGA
- a CDS encoding ABC transporter ATP-binding protein translates to MTDILVARNLRKTFGKLVVVDNLSFEVREGEILGLMGPNGAGKTTVFNLLTGILKPESGTITFGGGDITWLSPSKRCRLGMGRTYQIPRPFGKMTLFENLLVAAVHGGGLKEREARVEVLEIMDLIGLHPLKDRLAGGLPLLDRKKLELGRALATRPKLILLDEVAGGLTEAETEQVIGIVKEIQRQGITILWIEHILMMMSEGVDRLLVISEGRWLHCGDPKEVMGSEEVLECYLGAEEEE, encoded by the coding sequence ATGACGGATATCCTGGTAGCGAGGAATCTGCGAAAGACTTTCGGAAAACTGGTGGTGGTGGATAACCTGTCTTTCGAGGTCAGGGAGGGAGAGATCCTGGGTTTGATGGGGCCCAACGGGGCTGGAAAGACCACGGTTTTCAACCTCCTGACCGGCATCCTTAAACCGGAGAGCGGCACCATCACCTTCGGGGGGGGAGACATCACCTGGTTGTCCCCCTCCAAGAGGTGCCGGCTCGGAATGGGCCGCACCTACCAGATTCCTCGCCCCTTCGGCAAGATGACCCTTTTCGAGAACCTGCTGGTGGCAGCCGTGCACGGAGGCGGCCTCAAGGAGAGGGAGGCCCGAGTGGAGGTACTCGAGATCATGGATCTGATCGGCCTTCATCCTTTGAAGGACAGGCTGGCTGGCGGCCTTCCCCTCCTGGATCGAAAGAAGCTGGAACTGGGCCGTGCCCTGGCCACCCGGCCGAAACTCATCCTTCTCGACGAGGTCGCGGGAGGGCTTACCGAGGCCGAAACGGAACAGGTCATCGGCATCGTGAAAGAGATCCAGAGGCAGGGAATCACCATTCTTTGGATCGAGCACATCCTGATGATGATGTCTGAGGGTGTGGACCGGTTGCTGGTGATTTCGGAAGGGCGGTGGCTTCACTGCGGCGATCCCAAGGAAGTGATGGGTTCCGAGGAGGTCCTGGAGTGTTACCTCGGAGCGGAGGAAGAGGAGTGA
- a CDS encoding antibiotic biosynthesis monooxygenase — MVLTVKVPSSKRSDVINIFESFSGPISVQPGCKGIRLYSDVNNDDDLILVEEWNSPADLKRHVLSDDFLKILAVMDMADDPPEIHFHEVSSTKGFELVKKLRNHGSEKGEESP; from the coding sequence GTGGTTTTGACCGTAAAGGTCCCGTCTTCTAAGAGATCCGATGTCATCAACATCTTCGAGTCCTTTTCCGGGCCGATCTCGGTACAGCCCGGATGCAAGGGCATTCGGCTTTACTCTGACGTGAACAACGATGACGACCTCATCCTGGTGGAGGAATGGAATTCCCCGGCGGATCTCAAGCGACATGTACTCTCCGATGATTTCCTGAAGATCCTGGCCGTGATGGACATGGCCGATGACCCCCCGGAAATCCATTTCCACGAGGTGTCTTCCACGAAAGGATTCGAGTTGGTGAAGAAACTCAGGAACCATGGATCGGAAAAGGGAGAGGAGAGTCCCTGA
- a CDS encoding sigma 54-interacting transcriptional regulator, translating to MGKIPNYEELEQRLARLERAIAKRPGVENSVSARRKRFQNLIDNALVGILRSTEEGKILLVNRKLANIFGFSSPQEFMEAIPNESILFLNPEDRENILQEMKEKGFVDGVEVEALGRNGRAIWISLSARVILKNSRAVFHEAFIVDVTKRKEAENSLHESEKRFRMLVEQAGDAFFIHDFNGKIFDVNRQACESLGYTREELLEMKISDVDIEVGHKRHKPRFWNSLSPGQYITFEGVHRRKDGSRFPVEVRLGRLNLGNQALFLSLTRDITERKEAEKNLKRAFEEIKALKNRLEEENIYLRQEIEIRYRHEEIIGESLAIKKVLSAAEKVAKEDTCVLILGETGTGKELLARAIHNMSPRKGRSMIKVNCAALPATLIESELFGREKGAFTGAVSKQVGRFEAADGSTIFLDEVGDLPLELQAKLLRVLQDNKFERLGSPETISVDVRVIAATNHDLAELVKEKKFRRDLYYRLNVFPITLPPLRERREDIPLLVWAFVEEFSQSMGKSIKHIPKKTMEFLQGYSWPGNVRELRNVIERALILSNGETLIIDRLETEVSNPEEIKTLEEVERQYIVKTLEKTGWRVSGRRGAAELLGLKESTLRSRMKRLDIERPR from the coding sequence ATGGGAAAGATACCCAATTACGAAGAATTGGAGCAGAGGCTGGCGAGACTCGAGAGAGCGATCGCAAAGAGACCCGGCGTGGAAAATTCCGTTTCCGCAAGGAGGAAACGATTCCAGAACCTCATAGACAATGCCCTTGTCGGGATATTGCGTTCCACCGAAGAAGGGAAGATCCTCCTGGTGAATCGGAAGCTTGCCAATATATTCGGCTTTTCCTCACCTCAAGAATTCATGGAAGCCATTCCCAATGAATCGATCCTCTTTTTGAATCCCGAAGACAGAGAGAACATTCTGCAGGAGATGAAGGAAAAGGGCTTCGTGGACGGGGTAGAGGTGGAAGCCCTGGGCCGGAATGGAAGAGCCATCTGGATCAGTCTGAGCGCTCGGGTGATCTTGAAAAATTCCCGTGCGGTTTTTCACGAGGCTTTCATCGTGGATGTCACGAAAAGAAAGGAGGCCGAGAATTCCCTCCACGAAAGCGAGAAGCGGTTCAGGATGCTCGTGGAACAGGCCGGTGACGCCTTCTTTATCCACGACTTCAACGGCAAGATATTCGATGTCAACCGGCAGGCCTGCGAGAGCCTGGGTTACACCCGGGAAGAACTCCTGGAAATGAAGATCTCGGACGTGGATATCGAAGTCGGCCACAAGCGGCACAAACCGCGCTTTTGGAATTCCCTGTCTCCAGGCCAGTACATCACCTTTGAAGGTGTTCATCGGCGAAAGGACGGGAGCAGGTTTCCCGTCGAGGTCCGCCTGGGCCGTCTGAACCTGGGGAACCAGGCCCTGTTTCTTTCCTTGACCCGGGATATCACGGAGAGGAAGGAGGCGGAGAAAAACCTGAAAAGGGCCTTCGAGGAGATCAAGGCCCTGAAGAACCGCCTGGAAGAAGAAAACATCTATCTCCGCCAGGAGATCGAGATCCGTTACAGGCATGAGGAGATCATCGGGGAGAGCCTTGCCATCAAAAAGGTTCTGAGCGCCGCCGAAAAAGTGGCCAAGGAGGATACCTGCGTCCTCATCCTGGGTGAGACGGGTACTGGAAAGGAACTCCTGGCACGGGCGATTCACAACATGAGCCCCCGCAAAGGCCGGTCCATGATCAAGGTAAACTGCGCCGCTCTCCCGGCCACCCTGATCGAGAGCGAGTTGTTCGGGCGGGAAAAGGGGGCCTTTACCGGTGCCGTCTCCAAGCAGGTGGGGCGTTTCGAAGCGGCTGACGGTTCTACGATTTTCCTTGACGAGGTAGGAGATCTCCCCCTCGAACTCCAGGCCAAGCTGTTGCGGGTCTTACAGGACAACAAATTCGAACGGCTCGGGAGCCCGGAGACGATCTCCGTGGACGTCCGGGTGATCGCCGCCACCAACCACGACCTCGCCGAACTGGTCAAGGAGAAGAAATTCAGGAGGGACCTCTATTACCGCTTGAATGTGTTCCCCATCACCTTGCCGCCCTTGAGGGAGCGCAGGGAGGATATCCCTCTCCTCGTCTGGGCCTTTGTAGAGGAGTTTTCCCAGAGCATGGGAAAATCCATCAAGCACATCCCCAAGAAAACCATGGAATTCCTGCAGGGCTATTCATGGCCGGGAAATGTGAGGGAACTGAGGAATGTCATTGAGAGGGCGTTGATCCTGAGCAACGGAGAAACCCTGATCATCGACCGGCTGGAAACGGAGGTTTCCAATCCGGAGGAGATCAAGACACTCGAAGAGGTTGAAAGGCAGTACATTGTAAAGACCCTGGAAAAGACAGGCTGGCGTGTGAGTGGAAGGAGGGGCGCCGCGGAACTCCTGGGCCTGAAGGAGTCTACCCTGAGATCAAGAATGAAAAGACTCGACATCGAAAGGCCAAGGTGA